The following coding sequences lie in one Silvanigrella aquatica genomic window:
- a CDS encoding citrate/2-methylcitrate synthase, translated as MSQNDLLKQQEDLKYNMQDMIADTTSISWVDGANGRLFYRGINIAELAAHASFEESAWLLLTGKLPSKSRLDGFQWSLSNMSHSQEKVIRIIEEFPQHLSPLLVLQTGLASLACIDRSDDDFEEENQIEKAMRIIAQTPVILSAAYRHYLGVPLLEPRSDLTFVENFIYMLFGRIPTKKQSRCMEIALIIQMDHGFTPSTFTARAVASTMSNFYSATSAAVGALSGVLHGGASELSVEMLKKAKMSGNVIQYTRDLLNSGGKIMGMGHRVYKTIDPRAIILKDILSQLTSKDEKESDLKLLNQIEEEARKFFQEKMLPVYVNVDFWSGSVYKKLGIHPVLYPAIFAAARMVGWCAHILELRQNNKIYSPNSKYIGQINVPYVPIHQR; from the coding sequence ATGAGCCAAAATGACCTTTTAAAACAACAAGAAGATTTGAAATATAATATGCAAGACATGATTGCAGATACGACAAGTATAAGTTGGGTTGATGGAGCCAATGGAAGATTATTTTACCGCGGAATAAATATTGCTGAGTTAGCTGCTCATGCTTCTTTTGAAGAATCAGCTTGGTTACTTTTAACGGGAAAACTTCCCTCAAAAAGCAGGCTTGATGGCTTCCAGTGGAGTTTGAGCAATATGTCTCATTCTCAAGAAAAAGTAATTAGAATTATAGAGGAATTTCCACAGCATTTAAGTCCCTTGTTGGTATTGCAAACCGGTTTGGCATCTTTAGCTTGTATTGATAGAAGTGATGATGATTTTGAGGAAGAAAATCAGATTGAAAAAGCAATGCGGATTATTGCTCAAACTCCTGTTATTCTATCAGCTGCTTACAGACATTATTTAGGTGTTCCTTTATTGGAACCGCGATCAGATTTAACTTTTGTTGAAAATTTTATATATATGCTTTTTGGCAGAATTCCGACTAAAAAGCAAAGCAGATGTATGGAAATTGCTCTTATTATTCAAATGGATCATGGTTTTACACCTTCGACATTTACAGCTCGTGCTGTTGCTTCTACGATGAGTAATTTTTATTCTGCGACTAGTGCTGCTGTTGGCGCATTAAGTGGTGTTTTGCATGGCGGCGCCAGTGAACTTTCTGTGGAAATGTTAAAAAAAGCAAAAATGAGTGGTAATGTTATACAATATACGAGAGATTTATTGAACTCCGGGGGTAAGATTATGGGTATGGGTCACCGTGTCTATAAAACTATTGATCCCAGGGCTATTATTTTGAAAGATATTTTATCTCAATTGACTTCAAAAGACGAAAAAGAGAGTGATTTGAAATTATTGAATCAAATTGAAGAAGAGGCGCGTAAGTTTTTTCAAGAAAAAATGCTGCCTGTTTATGTCAATGTCGATTTTTGGAGTGGATCTGTTTATAAAAAACTAGGAATTCATCCTGTTTTATACCCCGCAATTTTTGCTGCGGCGCGTATGGTAGGTTGGTGTGCTCATATATTAGAACTAAGACAAAACAATAAAATTTATAGTCCTAATTCAAAATATATTGGTCAAATTAATGTTCCTTATGTCCCTATTCATCAAAGATGA
- a CDS encoding 3-deoxy-D-manno-octulosonic acid transferase, protein MYFLYEFFQYFLYFLMLFFSKIIMHKKFKRFCELRNPSLFLNEIQNAKLRIASENLSHKSFPIYWFHVASAGEMEQAIPVAKKLNDKLGARFFLTYYSPSAEPFLKNFPAIIGSAGLPVDIHKYYQKLFDNIKIEKMFFVRYDIWPSLFNSCIKNKVELNLISASAKKTRKGLLGFISESWNKKYYSNFTNIFAVSLDDFNYFSKYTPKNNVFLSGDAKWARAYERALYGGNKNLISEFSKFYSYCSAQKEVYSKKCIVFGSPHLEEHKIALKCASIKEKFFIIYVPHNVDDKACQSVLDDFYSLGIKAVLYSELIIKIQNEIVIKNSKENTDKEFIKNLDIEHNDLKLPNHIYNLKKSNKFSAELMNYCEVIIVDKVGFLAEIYELGDIAIVGGGFDGQIHNVLEPAAHGVPVLIGNVYLRAREAGELVKAGGAISFQNRNELFQFLVHWVSLIEKGTDSTHPAKRLGLAKAKTLQLFKSIPDTSEIILQAFLKGKINIG, encoded by the coding sequence GTGTATTTTTTATATGAATTTTTTCAGTATTTTTTATATTTTCTTATGTTGTTTTTTTCAAAAATTATTATGCATAAGAAATTTAAAAGATTTTGTGAACTCAGGAATCCGTCCCTATTTTTAAATGAAATACAGAATGCAAAATTAAGGATAGCTTCTGAAAATTTATCCCATAAAAGCTTTCCTATTTATTGGTTTCATGTAGCAAGTGCGGGAGAAATGGAACAAGCTATTCCTGTGGCAAAAAAATTAAATGATAAATTGGGAGCCCGGTTCTTTTTGACATATTATTCACCAAGTGCCGAACCTTTTTTAAAAAACTTTCCTGCGATTATTGGTAGTGCGGGATTGCCTGTTGATATTCATAAATATTACCAAAAATTATTTGATAATATTAAAATTGAAAAAATGTTTTTTGTTCGTTATGATATTTGGCCTAGTTTATTTAATTCATGTATAAAAAATAAAGTAGAACTAAATTTAATTTCCGCATCAGCTAAAAAAACAAGAAAAGGTTTATTAGGTTTTATAAGTGAAAGTTGGAATAAAAAATATTATAGTAATTTTACAAATATTTTTGCAGTATCTTTAGATGATTTTAATTATTTTTCTAAATATACTCCAAAAAATAACGTGTTTTTATCTGGAGATGCAAAATGGGCGCGAGCTTATGAAAGAGCTCTTTATGGTGGAAATAAAAATTTAATATCTGAATTTTCAAAATTTTATAGCTACTGTTCAGCACAAAAAGAAGTCTATTCAAAAAAATGCATCGTTTTTGGCTCACCTCATTTAGAAGAACATAAAATTGCTTTGAAGTGTGCTTCAATAAAAGAAAAATTTTTTATTATTTACGTTCCTCATAATGTGGATGATAAAGCTTGTCAAAGTGTGCTGGATGATTTTTATTCTTTGGGAATTAAAGCTGTATTATACTCTGAACTTATTATTAAAATTCAAAATGAAATTGTAATTAAAAATAGTAAAGAAAATACTGATAAAGAATTTATTAAAAATTTGGATATAGAACATAATGATTTAAAATTACCAAATCATATTTATAATTTAAAAAAATCTAATAAATTTTCCGCTGAACTTATGAATTATTGTGAAGTCATTATCGTCGACAAGGTCGGTTTTTTAGCTGAAATTTATGAGCTTGGTGACATTGCAATTGTGGGTGGTGGTTTTGATGGTCAAATTCACAATGTTTTAGAGCCTGCCGCCCATGGTGTTCCTGTACTTATCGGAAATGTATATTTGCGCGCTCGTGAAGCAGGTGAGCTTGTAAAAGCGGGAGGGGCTATTTCTTTTCAAAATAGAAATGAGTTGTTCCAATTTCTTGTTCACTGGGTTAGTTTGATAGAGAAGGGGACTGACTCAACCCATCCAGCTAAGCGTTTAGGACTTGCTAAAGCAAAGACGTTACAGCTGTTTAAAAGTATTCCTGATACAAGTGAAATTATCTTGCAAGCCTTTTTAAAAGGTAAAATAAATATCGGCTAG
- a CDS encoding Rne/Rng family ribonuclease, which translates to MVAKQLVINSTSYETRVALIEGGQVSEYYIERSRDRGIVGGIYKGKIIRVLPGMQSCFVDIGLERAAFLYGGDIKPEGSHELPEYFDEEGKHEHAHQGDEEEGSETNPPKTLQKNYRISDLVKEGQEVLVQVAKDAISTKGARVTTYLSLPGRYVVLMPSINHIGVSRRIQSEEERNRLRSIVQKIKPEGAGIIVRTASENVPDEKIIADIDFLVKLWESLRVKSLKSKSPCLVHEDLDLVFRATRDLISRDLDRIVIDDKKRYEDLVRFLNRFSVKLGAQVQLYQGETQIFDAFGIEQEVSRALGSKVWLKSGGYLIIEQTEALAAIDVNTGRFVGNKSLGDTIVKTNLEAVKEIVQQLRLRNIGGIIILDFIDMDRSDDRDKVFQALVEELKKDKAKTTVLRISEMGLVQMTRKRTEESLMQKLTVDCPYCDGNGHVKSPSTVSYEVIRELLREFSRSNHEGFVVKAHPQVADRLLEEDKIFIDELKSKHSRKVVVKSFLDYHLEHFEIAPMRFE; encoded by the coding sequence ATGGTCGCTAAGCAATTAGTTATAAATAGCACCTCTTATGAGACACGAGTGGCTCTAATAGAGGGTGGTCAGGTTTCGGAATATTATATTGAACGAAGTCGAGATAGAGGTATTGTTGGAGGAATTTATAAAGGAAAAATAATACGTGTTTTACCAGGTATGCAAAGTTGCTTTGTTGATATTGGTTTAGAACGCGCTGCCTTCCTTTATGGAGGGGATATAAAACCTGAAGGTTCCCATGAATTGCCTGAATATTTTGATGAAGAAGGTAAGCATGAACATGCTCATCAAGGAGATGAAGAAGAAGGCAGTGAAACGAATCCGCCTAAAACTTTGCAAAAAAACTATAGAATATCAGATCTTGTAAAAGAAGGTCAGGAAGTTTTAGTTCAAGTAGCAAAAGATGCCATTAGCACAAAAGGTGCTAGAGTAACAACTTACTTAAGTTTACCTGGCCGTTACGTTGTTTTGATGCCGAGTATTAATCACATCGGTGTCAGCCGCCGCATCCAAAGTGAAGAAGAACGCAATCGACTTCGCTCCATAGTTCAAAAAATAAAACCAGAGGGTGCTGGCATTATTGTGAGAACAGCAAGTGAAAATGTTCCCGATGAAAAAATAATTGCAGATATCGATTTTTTAGTGAAACTTTGGGAGTCTTTGCGTGTTAAAAGTTTAAAATCAAAGTCACCTTGTTTAGTTCATGAAGATCTCGATTTGGTTTTCCGCGCTACACGTGATTTGATTTCAAGAGATTTAGATCGCATTGTCATCGATGATAAAAAACGTTACGAAGATCTTGTTCGCTTTTTGAATCGTTTTAGCGTGAAATTGGGTGCTCAAGTTCAACTTTATCAAGGTGAAACTCAAATTTTTGATGCCTTTGGCATTGAACAAGAAGTTTCTCGGGCTTTGGGTTCAAAAGTTTGGTTAAAATCTGGCGGCTATTTAATTATTGAACAGACAGAAGCACTCGCGGCTATTGATGTGAATACAGGTCGCTTTGTAGGAAATAAATCTCTTGGCGATACCATTGTTAAAACAAATCTAGAAGCAGTAAAAGAAATTGTCCAACAGCTTCGTTTGCGTAATATTGGCGGCATAATTATTCTTGATTTTATTGACATGGATCGCAGCGATGATCGCGATAAAGTCTTTCAAGCATTAGTAGAAGAACTCAAAAAAGATAAAGCTAAAACGACTGTATTGCGCATTTCTGAAATGGGTCTTGTTCAAATGACTCGAAAAAGAACTGAAGAAAGTTTAATGCAAAAATTAACTGTGGACTGCCCTTATTGTGATGGAAATGGTCACGTGAAAAGTCCTTCAACGGTGTCATACGAAGTTATTAGAGAGTTGCTTAGAGAGTTTTCCAGATCAAATCATGAAGGGTTTGTTGTAAAAGCCCACCCTCAAGTTGCTGATAGATTGCTTGAAGAAGATAAAATATTTATCGATGAATTAAAATCCAAACATTCAAGAAAAGTTGTGGTAAAATCCTTTTTAGATTATCATTTAGAGCATTTTGAAATTGCACCTATGCGATTTGAGTAA
- a CDS encoding PAS domain S-box protein: MSLTEKSPEFNIDDILKDLNKIKTNNKELQINIITEKLIYYTNILKEKYIYQNNLENIYEIIQAISALNFKKNFTPNIDDTIIQKITTGLNILAKELEIAVISKNELEWRDMIFESILENIPIALYLKDTQNNSQIILWSKGAETIFELPREEVLGKSSFEILPHENDKNYCFTDQKVISEEKTIEIQEEINLSKKNKKLILRTRKIPLKIKHEKNQNFILGISEDITKKILVEKELEETIKAIESSSIVAITDSRGKIISINENFCIISGYEKEELLGQDHRIINSGYHSKEFFLSMWKTISSGNIWSGEIQNKNKNGNFYWVQTVITPIKDYDGKIQKYLSIRFDITKQKETQIKLFQNSKMAALGEMAAGISHEINNPLAIIFSKSELIKAKLKMKNIDDPNLIQDLNQIQSTVNRIVKILKGLQSFSRNSEFDEMEISTILKIIEDTISFCNEKFQNKNIELRLNCLVDYKIKCRPSEISQIILNLLNNSIDAISELSEKWVEIDVSKNENFLNVSIKDSGCGIPDEIVSRIMQPFFTTKELGKGTGLGLSISKGLALSNNGDLTYKKTNKNTCFVLSIPIYND, encoded by the coding sequence GTGAGTCTAACAGAAAAATCACCTGAATTTAATATAGATGATATCCTTAAAGATCTCAACAAAATAAAAACCAATAATAAAGAACTACAAATAAATATTATAACAGAAAAACTCATATACTATACAAACATATTAAAAGAAAAATATATTTATCAAAATAACTTAGAAAATATTTATGAAATAATTCAAGCAATAAGTGCATTAAATTTTAAAAAAAATTTTACACCTAATATTGATGATACAATTATTCAAAAAATTACGACCGGGCTTAATATTTTAGCAAAAGAATTAGAAATTGCAGTTATTTCGAAAAATGAGCTTGAATGGCGTGATATGATTTTTGAAAGCATATTAGAGAATATTCCTATTGCCTTATATTTAAAAGATACTCAAAATAATTCTCAAATAATTCTCTGGAGTAAAGGAGCTGAAACTATTTTTGAGCTTCCCAGAGAAGAAGTCTTAGGTAAATCATCTTTTGAAATTCTACCACATGAAAATGATAAAAACTATTGTTTCACAGATCAAAAAGTTATTTCAGAAGAAAAAACAATAGAAATTCAAGAAGAAATTAATTTAAGCAAAAAAAATAAAAAACTCATATTACGCACAAGAAAAATTCCATTGAAAATTAAACACGAGAAGAATCAAAATTTTATTTTAGGTATCTCAGAAGATATAACAAAAAAAATATTGGTAGAAAAAGAATTAGAAGAAACTATTAAAGCAATTGAATCCTCATCTATTGTTGCCATTACAGATTCTCGTGGTAAAATTATTTCTATTAATGAGAATTTTTGTATTATCTCTGGTTATGAAAAAGAAGAACTTCTAGGACAGGATCATCGAATTATAAACTCAGGATATCATTCAAAAGAGTTTTTTTTAAGCATGTGGAAGACAATTAGCTCAGGAAATATTTGGAGTGGTGAAATTCAAAATAAAAATAAAAATGGTAATTTTTATTGGGTACAAACAGTTATTACTCCTATAAAAGATTATGATGGAAAAATTCAAAAATATTTATCAATTCGATTCGACATTACAAAGCAAAAAGAAACTCAAATAAAACTTTTCCAAAATAGCAAAATGGCTGCTTTAGGAGAAATGGCTGCTGGAATTTCTCATGAAATTAATAATCCGCTAGCTATTATATTTAGCAAATCAGAATTGATAAAAGCAAAGCTAAAAATGAAAAATATTGATGATCCAAATCTTATACAAGATTTGAATCAAATTCAATCAACTGTAAATAGAATTGTAAAAATATTAAAAGGACTTCAATCTTTTTCCAGAAATTCTGAATTTGATGAAATGGAAATTTCAACTATTTTAAAAATAATCGAAGATACTATAAGTTTTTGTAACGAAAAATTCCAAAATAAAAACATAGAACTACGATTAAACTGTCTCGTAGATTATAAAATAAAATGTAGACCTTCAGAAATATCACAAATTATATTAAATTTATTAAATAACTCAATAGATGCCATTAGTGAACTTAGTGAAAAATGGGTTGAAATAGATGTCAGTAAAAATGAAAATTTTTTAAATGTATCAATTAAAGACTCGGGCTGTGGAATACCCGATGAAATTGTCAGTCGTATTATGCAACCTTTTTTTACCACTAAAGAGCTAGGAAAAGGAACAGGATTAGGTTTAAGCATATCAAAAGGATTAGCACTATCTAATAATGGTGACTTAACTTACAAAAAAACAAATAAGAACACATGCTTTGTTTTATCAATCCCAATATATAATGACTAA
- a CDS encoding BolA family protein, with amino-acid sequence MSIKSSIETKLQEKLKPIYLKVENESHRHSVPKGSESHFRIEIVSPSFENKSLLIRHRFVNEIIKEEISKIRACSLHTLTQEEWDKKNGKMERSPTCAGVS; translated from the coding sequence ATGAGTATTAAATCCTCTATCGAAACAAAATTACAAGAAAAATTAAAGCCTATTTATTTAAAAGTAGAAAATGAAAGCCATAGGCACAGCGTGCCAAAAGGCTCTGAATCCCATTTTCGTATTGAGATTGTTTCCCCTTCTTTTGAAAACAAAAGCCTTTTAATTAGGCACCGTTTTGTAAATGAAATTATAAAAGAAGAAATTTCAAAAATTCGCGCCTGCTCACTTCATACACTGACTCAAGAAGAGTGGGATAAAAAAAATGGTAAAATGGAGCGTTCTCCTACCTGCGCAGGGGTTTCTTAA
- a CDS encoding lytic transglycosylase domain-containing protein, with translation MLPPTDYWVRVPEGQALLHVAKVRKIPCHELFLAAAGKAADHKLPADELILIMNFAKAACKTKNPDIIWQIALVESGFRMRIVHIEGKKVLTGLNAVSYLKKGLLKNKNVDIGPLQINWKANGSKFNHSPIDFLSGSFSVDFLSQNILKSYVRSCGMKWINCYHSYNQDRGWGYRKKIDSSGFKLKSILSTYL, from the coding sequence GTGTTACCTCCAACTGACTACTGGGTTCGTGTGCCTGAGGGGCAGGCTCTTTTACACGTTGCCAAAGTCAGAAAAATACCTTGTCACGAGCTATTTTTAGCTGCGGCAGGAAAAGCAGCGGATCATAAATTACCTGCTGATGAACTTATTTTAATTATGAACTTTGCAAAAGCAGCATGCAAAACAAAAAATCCAGATATTATTTGGCAAATTGCACTTGTAGAATCAGGATTTAGAATGCGTATCGTACATATAGAAGGTAAAAAAGTATTAACGGGTTTAAACGCTGTTTCTTATTTAAAAAAGGGATTACTTAAAAATAAAAATGTTGACATTGGTCCCTTGCAAATAAACTGGAAAGCAAATGGATCTAAATTTAATCATTCGCCAATTGATTTTCTTAGTGGCTCCTTTTCTGTTGATTTTTTATCTCAAAATATTTTAAAGTCTTATGTGAGATCCTGTGGTATGAAATGGATTAATTGTTATCATTCTTATAATCAAGACAGAGGTTGGGGATATCGAAAAAAAATAGATTCTTCAGGCTTTAAACTAAAAAGTATTTTATCAACTTATTTATAA
- a CDS encoding TerC family protein — protein MPEPNFLVTFLVLMVLEFILGFDNVLMISIISQRVAEEKQKLIQFLGLTFAALNRIALVFFISWFTSLSTVLFYINNLDITIKDLIFFIGGAFLIWKSFKEIYYIIEYKKSNMNQQINKTKKYSFLTAIFQIIALDAVFSIDSVITAIGFTENVVAIILAILLSVFFMMFYVNKINIFIKNNASIKILALGFMFVIGVVLFLEVFDAKIPKYYLGVTLVFALIIQLLQLRYQENKKKFKKRSFIRTFYKKVL, from the coding sequence ATGCCCGAGCCTAATTTCTTAGTCACTTTTTTAGTACTTATGGTTTTAGAGTTTATTTTAGGTTTTGATAATGTTTTAATGATTTCAATTATTTCTCAGCGTGTTGCGGAAGAAAAACAAAAATTGATTCAGTTTTTAGGATTGACTTTTGCAGCCTTAAATAGAATTGCTCTTGTTTTTTTTATATCTTGGTTTACATCCTTAAGTACAGTTCTTTTTTATATTAATAATCTTGATATTACAATAAAAGATCTCATTTTTTTTATAGGCGGAGCATTTTTAATATGGAAGTCTTTTAAAGAAATATATTATATTATTGAGTATAAAAAAAGTAATATGAACCAGCAAATTAATAAAACAAAAAAATATTCATTTTTAACTGCAATTTTTCAAATAATAGCACTCGACGCTGTTTTTTCAATAGATTCCGTTATTACTGCAATAGGTTTTACAGAAAATGTTGTTGCTATTATTTTAGCTATTCTTTTATCGGTTTTCTTTATGATGTTTTATGTCAATAAAATAAATATTTTTATAAAAAATAATGCTTCTATAAAAATATTGGCTTTGGGATTTATGTTTGTTATTGGTGTTGTTTTATTTTTAGAAGTATTTGATGCAAAAATACCAAAGTATTATTTAGGAGTCACTTTGGTGTTTGCATTAATCATTCAGCTTCTTCAATTGAGATATCAAGAAAATAAGAAGAAATTTAAGAAAAGAAGTTTTATTAGAACATTCTATAAAAAAGTTTTATAA
- a CDS encoding DEAD/DEAH box helicase translates to MGFKGNNKNTYRPKPPKGPIRLAFGIMNEQKNEIKPTVLEQPKFEKQEIVGTLILKNAKINLAPALQSKHLDRIVKNISKIYEEGRYLKTNTIVDLENGNFKITFNYNQNTIDRIKGLDRNERQWDPDSRTWKVFIGAFDDLFDILGKGFKITDEAYSALLEFVNGKYYANIAPNKLGKLILRESWFEEFDLSSEFLPSIGSEAMLDNSARSTNITAEQIQNLNVIKQQINKFPFKRKPYSHQITGMEFLLQNAACALLDEMGCGKSFQIASSVAMLLQNKSIDRCLIVAPKSLVRTWQEEVSLATSIPYTVIEGSPAQRAKLMNSHSPIFIIHYEGIRLEKEALSEWIQQGEGMVVFDESQRIKNLIAQTTVCAKFIRNAAKRCVIATGTPIANRPIDLFAQYFVMDNGNTFGSSFPAFKNTFCYIDIIEINQGRKKIKVEKFIGVRNGEELRKRIQATSLRRLKSEVLDLPPIIYKDYSIELKAEQKTIYAKMRDSVRSEIENMSPEEYSMQANNIVVRLLRLSQIASNPKLIDPKYTGPNAKLSELDDILNDIFSDDTKKIILWSHFVGNVNSLQEMYAENWGAVAHTGEMSIEERSQSVEQFQNNPECRLFIATPQSAKEGLTLLPKDGKMQADTMIYMDLNFDAGSYIQSQARFHRIGQTSEKCLVIHLVGLETVDEYIKKSLIDKTQTAAQILDNASEDQLNQMIGDKFTLSREEVLNIL, encoded by the coding sequence ATGGGATTTAAAGGTAACAACAAGAATACATATCGCCCAAAACCACCCAAAGGGCCTATACGCCTTGCATTTGGTATTATGAATGAACAAAAAAATGAAATAAAACCAACTGTCTTGGAACAACCAAAATTTGAAAAACAAGAGATTGTAGGCACCTTAATTCTCAAAAATGCTAAAATTAATCTTGCGCCTGCATTACAATCAAAACACCTCGACCGCATAGTCAAGAATATTTCTAAAATTTACGAAGAAGGAAGATATTTAAAAACCAATACGATTGTTGATTTAGAAAACGGAAATTTTAAAATCACCTTTAATTACAATCAAAATACTATCGATCGCATCAAAGGTCTTGATAGAAATGAAAGACAGTGGGATCCAGACAGCCGTACGTGGAAGGTTTTCATAGGCGCTTTCGATGACCTTTTCGATATTTTAGGAAAAGGTTTTAAAATCACAGATGAAGCTTATTCCGCATTGTTAGAGTTTGTTAATGGCAAATATTATGCAAATATTGCTCCAAATAAGCTGGGAAAACTTATTTTACGTGAAAGCTGGTTTGAAGAGTTTGATTTGAGCTCTGAATTTTTACCAAGCATTGGCAGCGAGGCAATGCTGGACAATTCTGCAAGAAGTACAAATATTACTGCTGAACAAATTCAAAATTTAAATGTTATCAAACAACAAATCAATAAATTCCCATTTAAAAGAAAACCTTATTCCCACCAAATTACAGGTATGGAGTTTTTATTACAAAATGCTGCTTGTGCTTTATTAGACGAAATGGGTTGCGGAAAGAGTTTTCAAATTGCCTCCTCTGTTGCTATGTTATTGCAAAATAAATCCATTGATCGTTGCTTAATTGTGGCTCCCAAATCTCTTGTGCGTACTTGGCAAGAAGAAGTTTCTTTAGCGACTTCTATTCCATACACCGTTATTGAAGGTTCACCTGCGCAAAGAGCTAAATTAATGAATAGTCATTCGCCTATTTTTATTATTCATTATGAGGGAATACGTTTAGAAAAAGAAGCTTTATCAGAATGGATTCAGCAAGGCGAAGGAATGGTTGTATTTGATGAAAGTCAAAGAATTAAAAACCTTATTGCACAAACTACAGTTTGTGCAAAATTCATTCGAAATGCCGCAAAGCGCTGCGTCATTGCCACTGGAACACCTATTGCGAATAGACCTATTGACCTTTTTGCCCAATATTTTGTTATGGATAATGGAAATACATTTGGTTCAAGTTTTCCTGCGTTCAAAAATACGTTTTGTTATATTGACATCATTGAAATTAACCAAGGTAGAAAAAAAATTAAAGTTGAAAAATTTATTGGTGTTCGTAATGGAGAAGAGCTTAGAAAAAGAATTCAAGCCACAAGCTTGCGTCGTTTAAAAAGTGAAGTTCTCGATTTACCTCCTATAATTTATAAAGATTACTCTATTGAATTAAAAGCAGAACAAAAAACAATTTATGCTAAAATGAGAGACTCCGTACGCAGTGAAATCGAAAATATGAGTCCAGAAGAATATTCAATGCAGGCAAATAATATTGTTGTTCGTTTGTTACGTTTATCTCAGATCGCCTCAAATCCAAAATTAATTGATCCTAAATATACAGGACCTAATGCAAAACTTTCCGAACTTGATGACATATTAAATGATATTTTTTCCGATGATACGAAGAAAATTATTTTATGGAGCCACTTTGTTGGTAATGTCAATTCATTACAAGAAATGTATGCAGAAAATTGGGGTGCTGTGGCACACACAGGAGAAATGTCAATTGAAGAACGCTCACAAAGTGTCGAACAATTTCAAAACAATCCTGAATGTCGTTTATTTATAGCAACACCACAATCCGCTAAAGAAGGTCTCACCCTTTTACCAAAAGATGGTAAAATGCAAGCCGATACTATGATATATATGGATTTAAATTTTGATGCGGGAAGCTACATTCAGTCACAAGCACGTTTCCACCGTATTGGTCAAACATCAGAAAAATGCTTGGTCATTCATTTAGTTGGATTAGAAACTGTAGATGAATACATTAAGAAATCATTAATCGATAAAACACAAACAGCAGCTCAAATTTTAGATAATGCTTCTGAAGATCAATTGAATCAAATGATAGGCGATAAATTTACACTATCACGTGAAGAAGTGCTAAACATTTTATAA
- a CDS encoding fumarylacetoacetate hydrolase family protein has product MDKIVCVGKNYIDHAKELGDAIPENPVLFIKPKSILRAAIDHEELSLVIPQVSSSLHYEAEIVLRLDKGGYQLDLKEAEKAIGAVSIGLDMTLRDLQAKQKKNGHPWTTSKVFPDSAVVGPWLRVSEFSNYLDEKFTFSLDDKIKQEGFGKNMIMNPIECVSYISKFFPLVAGDLIFTGTPAGVGPVVAGQKGVLSFGAIRYSVLWGI; this is encoded by the coding sequence ATGGATAAAATTGTTTGTGTTGGCAAGAATTACATCGATCATGCAAAAGAACTTGGAGATGCCATACCGGAAAATCCTGTTCTTTTTATAAAACCAAAGAGCATATTGCGCGCGGCTATTGATCATGAAGAACTTTCTTTAGTCATTCCTCAGGTTTCAAGTTCGTTGCACTATGAAGCCGAAATTGTTCTCCGCCTTGATAAAGGTGGTTATCAACTCGATCTTAAGGAAGCAGAAAAAGCCATAGGTGCTGTTTCAATTGGCTTAGACATGACCTTAAGAGATCTTCAAGCAAAACAGAAAAAAAATGGTCACCCTTGGACGACGAGTAAGGTTTTTCCAGACAGCGCAGTAGTCGGTCCATGGCTGAGAGTTTCCGAGTTTTCTAATTATCTCGATGAAAAATTTACTTTTTCCTTAGACGATAAGATTAAACAAGAGGGCTTTGGAAAAAATATGATCATGAACCCTATCGAGTGTGTCTCTTACATTAGTAAATTTTTTCCGTTGGTTGCGGGAGATCTTATTTTTACGGGAACACCTGCTGGTGTCGGACCTGTTGTTGCGGGACAAAAAGGTGTCTTAAGTTTTGGAGCGATTCGCTATTCCGTTCTTTGGGGAATTTAA